From the Maioricimonas rarisocia genome, one window contains:
- a CDS encoding 3-hydroxyacyl-ACP dehydratase FabZ family protein has product MRWFWVDRFIEFDSGRSAKAIKNVTLAEEHLHDHFPGFPVMPGSLILEGMAQTGGILLGETRDFEHIVVLAKVPKVEYHSWACPGDTLTYEATLLDARDEGGMVSVTARCGERLVAEAEIMFAHLEQSAGGDVPEGASQKNFVFELGGLMGILDVGKAGDAPASADAAD; this is encoded by the coding sequence ATGCGATGGTTCTGGGTCGACCGTTTCATCGAGTTCGACAGCGGTCGGTCGGCCAAGGCGATCAAGAATGTCACGCTCGCAGAAGAGCACCTGCATGATCACTTTCCGGGCTTTCCGGTCATGCCGGGGTCGCTGATTCTCGAAGGGATGGCGCAAACGGGCGGCATCCTGCTGGGAGAGACGCGGGACTTCGAACATATCGTCGTGCTGGCGAAGGTGCCGAAGGTCGAGTACCACAGTTGGGCCTGCCCGGGGGACACGCTGACGTACGAAGCGACCCTGCTCGACGCCCGCGATGAAGGGGGCATGGTTTCGGTCACGGCCCGCTGCGGCGAGCGGCTGGTCGCCGAGGCAGAAATCATGTTCGCTCATCTGGAGCAGTCCGCCGGCGGCGACGTTCCCGAGGGGGCCTCACAGAAGAACTTCGTGTTCGAACTGGGTGGGCTGATGGGGATTCTGGACGTCGGAAAAGCGGGAGACGCTCCTGCCTCCGCCGATGCCGCAGACTGA
- the murC gene encoding UDP-N-acetylmuramate--L-alanine ligase: protein MLDPISLSPPGHAHFVGIGGAGMRALAEYLSDYGWRLSGSDLDVNTPGARALAARGVAVSTGHRREHVAEGTNLVIHSAAVPADNPERIEARERGLPDLSYVDVLGILCRQRETIGIAGTHGKSTTTALCSWILESAGADPGYLCGAELAKVQRGGRAGSGRHLVVECCEFRRHFLEVPVRSAAILSVEPDHFDCYATLDETVDAFASFAGNLPADGLLLWNAECANTARAVAGATCRCVSFAIDGPADWRAARVRANGPGIEFDVVHHGTTVTHVRLPLPGRHNAMNALTAAALCLKHGIDPEAVAEGLASFPGLRRRFELMGHWRGAVLVDDYAHHPTEIRAALQAARDAFPGGRLRCVFQPHQRQRTEMLMEEFAVALASADQVFVVPVFSARESDDQANVTLSRELVSLTGVRGGRSEFGTSLDRIAATLETDVREGDVLITLGAGDIYRLHDRFDRRIL from the coding sequence ATGCTCGATCCCATCTCCCTCAGCCCCCCCGGACACGCGCATTTCGTCGGGATCGGCGGCGCCGGCATGCGTGCCCTGGCGGAATACCTGAGCGATTACGGCTGGAGGCTGAGTGGCTCGGACCTGGACGTGAACACTCCTGGTGCCCGGGCGCTGGCAGCCCGAGGAGTCGCGGTGTCGACCGGTCACCGCCGGGAGCACGTCGCGGAGGGGACGAATCTCGTCATTCACAGTGCGGCCGTGCCGGCCGACAATCCGGAGCGGATCGAAGCCCGGGAACGTGGCCTGCCGGATCTCTCGTATGTCGACGTGCTGGGCATCCTGTGCCGGCAACGGGAGACGATCGGAATTGCCGGTACCCACGGGAAAAGCACAACGACGGCGCTCTGCAGCTGGATTCTCGAGTCGGCGGGAGCCGATCCGGGCTACCTCTGTGGTGCCGAGCTGGCGAAAGTGCAGCGTGGGGGACGTGCGGGAAGCGGACGCCACCTCGTCGTTGAGTGCTGCGAATTCCGTCGCCACTTTCTCGAGGTTCCTGTTCGTTCGGCGGCGATTCTTTCGGTCGAGCCGGATCACTTCGACTGCTACGCGACTCTCGACGAAACAGTCGACGCGTTCGCATCCTTTGCCGGGAATCTTCCTGCCGACGGGTTGCTGCTGTGGAATGCGGAATGTGCGAACACCGCACGTGCCGTGGCCGGGGCGACGTGCCGGTGCGTGAGCTTCGCGATCGACGGCCCAGCGGACTGGCGGGCTGCGCGGGTGAGAGCAAACGGCCCGGGCATCGAATTCGATGTCGTTCACCATGGGACGACAGTCACACACGTGCGGCTGCCGCTGCCGGGGCGTCACAACGCAATGAATGCACTGACGGCTGCGGCACTGTGCCTGAAGCATGGCATTGATCCGGAAGCGGTCGCCGAAGGGCTGGCGTCATTTCCCGGTCTTCGCCGACGATTCGAGTTGATGGGCCACTGGCGGGGTGCGGTGCTGGTGGACGACTATGCCCATCACCCAACCGAAATTCGAGCGGCCCTGCAGGCGGCCCGGGACGCTTTCCCCGGCGGTCGGCTGCGATGCGTATTTCAGCCGCACCAGCGCCAGCGGACCGAAATGCTCATGGAAGAGTTTGCAGTGGCTCTGGCGAGCGCGGATCAGGTATTCGTGGTTCCGGTTTTCTCGGCCCGGGAGAGCGATGACCAGGCGAACGTGACATTGTCGCGTGAGCTGGTGTCGCTGACGGGAGTTCGCGGAGGCCGGTCGGAGTTTGGAACGTCGCTTGACCGCATTGCGGCCACATTGGAGACTGACGTCCGCGAAGGCGACGTGTTGATCACATTGGGCGCTGGAGATATTTACCGACTCCATGACCGCTTTGACCGAAGAATTCTCTGA
- the murB gene encoding UDP-N-acetylmuramate dehydrogenase: MTALTEEFSDITRSDVPLAPYTWLNVGGPAQLFIEPRTREELSGVIAACQRDEIPVRLLGGGSNLLVRDEGFGGAVIHLAGEEFTSVSIDGTTVRAGAAAALSHVISQTVNAGLAGLETLVGIPGTLGGAIRGNAGGRHGDIGQFVRAVDVITSEGKEFTRQEDELAFDYRHSSINELVIVSAELALAEEDPDSLTRRMRKLWIMKKAAQPLSFQSAGCIFKNPRGLSAGALIEQAGLKGTRVGQCEVSDRHANFIVTHDGATSDEVLKLIDLVRTQVSEIHGVQLELEIQVW; encoded by the coding sequence ATGACCGCTTTGACCGAAGAATTCTCTGACATTACCCGCAGCGATGTTCCGCTGGCGCCGTACACGTGGCTGAATGTGGGCGGACCGGCGCAGCTGTTCATCGAACCGCGGACCCGTGAGGAACTCAGCGGCGTGATCGCCGCCTGCCAGCGGGACGAGATTCCCGTTCGGCTGCTGGGAGGAGGCTCGAACCTGCTCGTGCGGGACGAAGGTTTCGGCGGTGCGGTGATTCACCTTGCAGGTGAAGAGTTCACCTCGGTGTCGATCGACGGGACCACGGTGCGGGCCGGTGCGGCCGCGGCACTGTCTCACGTGATCTCGCAGACCGTGAACGCCGGCCTGGCAGGACTGGAAACCCTTGTCGGCATTCCGGGAACGCTGGGTGGTGCCATTCGGGGGAACGCCGGCGGCCGACATGGGGACATCGGGCAGTTCGTTCGTGCCGTCGACGTGATAACGTCCGAAGGCAAGGAGTTCACGCGGCAGGAGGACGAACTTGCCTTCGACTACCGGCACAGCAGCATCAACGAGCTGGTCATCGTCTCGGCGGAGCTGGCGCTGGCGGAAGAAGATCCGGACAGTCTGACCCGGCGGATGCGGAAGCTGTGGATCATGAAGAAGGCGGCACAGCCGCTTTCGTTCCAGTCGGCCGGCTGCATCTTCAAGAACCCGCGTGGACTGAGTGCCGGAGCGCTCATCGAACAGGCGGGACTGAAGGGGACGCGGGTTGGACAGTGTGAGGTGAGTGACCGTCACGCGAACTTCATCGTCACGCACGACGGTGCCACGTCCGACGAGGTGCTGAAGCTGATCGATCTGGTCCGGACTCAGGTGTCCGAGATCCATGGCGTGCAGCTGGAACTGGAAATCCAGGTCTGGTAA
- a CDS encoding alpha/beta hydrolase gives MVLHLLVAIFGTFVVVDLLSHVFYAVVSRGHFSRQPPFRIERVPPAPDAEDVEIVTADGIRIVGTVLLPDGDRPHGVVIFCPEFGADRHSVLRYLAALRESGFALLTIDFRNSGESEHAPGYRPLHWFSNHEMTDVRAAVDYCRRRADLQGLPIGLFGVSRGGGAALAVAATDPGIAGVIGQSSFHTSGTTHFHTRRWLHYAMPTWAANCVPDWHIWATMKVVAWMCGMENGCRYPALERLLPRLHTRPVLLIAGRNDSYIPVEIPRKMCKLLRKTERALWVVPKAKHNREREAAPREFDRRVVQFFAGAFNVPVTRAHEPTFETGADVAPKKVLKEIPQSRERSF, from the coding sequence GTGGTTCTGCATTTGCTCGTTGCGATTTTCGGGACCTTCGTGGTCGTCGACCTGCTCAGCCACGTCTTCTACGCGGTGGTTTCGCGCGGACATTTTTCGCGTCAGCCCCCGTTTCGGATTGAACGGGTGCCGCCGGCACCGGACGCCGAAGACGTCGAGATTGTCACGGCGGACGGAATCCGGATTGTCGGGACCGTGCTGCTTCCGGACGGCGACCGCCCACATGGGGTCGTGATCTTCTGCCCCGAGTTCGGTGCCGACCGCCACTCGGTCCTGCGCTACCTTGCCGCCCTGCGCGAGTCGGGATTCGCACTGCTGACGATCGACTTTCGCAATTCGGGCGAGAGCGAGCACGCACCGGGTTACCGCCCGCTGCACTGGTTCAGCAACCACGAGATGACGGACGTGCGGGCAGCGGTCGACTACTGCCGTCGGCGGGCTGACCTGCAGGGACTGCCTATCGGACTGTTCGGTGTCAGCCGTGGTGGCGGGGCTGCACTCGCAGTGGCGGCGACCGATCCCGGCATTGCCGGAGTGATCGGGCAGAGTTCGTTTCACACCAGCGGGACGACGCACTTCCACACACGCCGCTGGCTGCACTACGCAATGCCGACGTGGGCGGCCAACTGTGTTCCGGACTGGCACATCTGGGCCACGATGAAGGTCGTCGCGTGGATGTGCGGCATGGAGAACGGATGTCGCTACCCGGCCCTGGAACGGTTGCTGCCCCGGCTGCACACGCGGCCGGTGCTGCTGATTGCCGGCCGCAACGATTCGTACATACCGGTCGAGATTCCGCGGAAGATGTGCAAGCTGCTGCGGAAGACCGAGCGGGCGCTGTGGGTGGTGCCCAAGGCCAAGCACAACCGGGAGCGTGAGGCGGCTCCACGAGAATTCGATCGCCGGGTGGTGCAGTTCTTTGCCGGGGCATTCAATGTGCCGGTGACGCGAGCGCACGAGCCGACCTTCGAAACGGGAGCCGACGTCGCACCGAAGAAGGTGCTCAAAGAGATTCCGCAGAGCCGAGAACGCTCTTTCTGA
- a CDS encoding acyl carrier protein, whose translation MATSEEVFEKVQETLVDALGVDDDEVTREATLIGDLGAESIDFLDIIFRLEKNFDIKIPRGELFPENLAAADSGFVEDGVVTDKGIAELRARMPHADVDSFADDPKVENIQELFTVDMICKFLESKVNG comes from the coding sequence ATGGCCACTTCCGAAGAAGTCTTCGAGAAGGTTCAAGAGACACTCGTGGATGCGCTGGGCGTGGACGACGACGAAGTCACGCGTGAAGCGACGCTGATCGGTGATCTGGGAGCCGAGTCGATCGACTTCCTCGACATCATCTTCCGCCTCGAGAAGAACTTCGACATCAAGATTCCGCGTGGGGAACTGTTCCCGGAGAACCTGGCAGCTGCCGATTCGGGATTCGTGGAAGATGGCGTTGTGACTGACAAGGGAATCGCCGAACTGCGTGCCCGGATGCCGCACGCCGACGTCGATTCGTTCGCCGACGACCCCAAGGTCGAAAACATTCAGGAACTGTTCACGGTCGACATGATCTGCAAGTTCCTGGAAAGCAAGGTGAACGGCTAG
- the fabF gene encoding beta-ketoacyl-ACP synthase II, whose translation MRRRVVVTGLGCITPVGNTIDRMWDSLMEGRSGIDYITHFDASSFPTRFAAEVKDFNLGEYIDHPERFDVAGRHIRFAIGAAVQAVRDAGMDDGKIDPARFGVYLGAGEGQQDFFLFMSMIAQAQKDGEFDMEVFTRCGLERLNPLEELEQEPNMPAGHLAALFNAQGPNLNCLTACAASSQAIGEATEIIRQGEADVMLSGGAHSMIHPFGVTGFNLLTALSTRNDHPQQASRPFDKERDGFVLGEGAGMLILEELDHAKARGAQIYGEIVGYGSTADAYRITDIHPEGRGATACINMAVKDARLNAEDVDYVNAHGTSTAVNDRVETMAVRQALGDHAPETPVSSTKSMMGHLIAAAGSAEAIICLLSINRGVVPPTINYETPDPDCNLDYVPNAAREHQVRNALSNSFGFGGQNVSLVFSGFKG comes from the coding sequence ATGAGACGTCGCGTCGTCGTCACAGGACTGGGGTGCATCACTCCGGTCGGCAACACGATTGACCGGATGTGGGACAGCCTCATGGAGGGGCGAAGCGGGATCGACTACATCACCCACTTCGACGCGTCCAGCTTTCCGACGCGTTTCGCCGCCGAAGTCAAGGACTTCAACCTCGGCGAGTACATCGACCATCCCGAACGGTTCGATGTCGCGGGGCGGCACATTCGCTTTGCCATTGGAGCGGCCGTTCAGGCGGTGCGGGATGCCGGCATGGACGATGGAAAGATCGACCCGGCCCGATTCGGCGTCTACCTGGGTGCCGGGGAAGGTCAGCAGGACTTCTTCCTGTTCATGTCGATGATCGCCCAGGCCCAGAAAGACGGCGAGTTCGACATGGAAGTCTTCACGCGGTGCGGCCTGGAACGGCTGAACCCGCTGGAAGAGCTGGAGCAGGAACCGAACATGCCGGCCGGCCACCTGGCGGCACTGTTCAATGCCCAGGGACCGAACCTGAACTGTCTGACCGCGTGTGCCGCGTCGAGTCAGGCAATTGGAGAAGCGACCGAGATCATCCGCCAGGGTGAAGCGGACGTGATGCTTTCAGGCGGTGCCCACAGCATGATTCACCCGTTTGGCGTGACGGGATTCAATCTGCTGACGGCTCTTTCGACCCGGAACGACCATCCGCAGCAGGCCTCGCGACCGTTCGACAAGGAACGGGACGGCTTCGTGCTGGGTGAAGGTGCGGGTATGCTGATCCTGGAAGAGCTCGATCACGCCAAAGCGCGTGGTGCGCAGATCTACGGCGAGATTGTGGGCTACGGGTCAACAGCCGACGCCTACCGGATCACTGATATTCACCCGGAAGGGCGCGGTGCGACCGCCTGTATCAACATGGCCGTCAAAGACGCCCGCCTCAACGCGGAAGACGTAGATTACGTAAATGCCCATGGCACGAGCACGGCCGTCAATGATAGAGTAGAGACGATGGCCGTCAGGCAGGCTCTTGGGGATCACGCCCCCGAGACACCTGTGTCGAGTACCAAGAGCATGATGGGGCACCTGATCGCCGCCGCTGGAAGCGCCGAAGCGATCATCTGCCTGCTGTCCATCAACCGGGGAGTGGTTCCTCCGACGATCAATTACGAGACGCCGGATCCGGACTGCAACCTCGATTACGTGCCCAATGCCGCTCGAGAGCATCAGGTCCGCAACGCCCTGTCGAACAGTTTCGGCTTCGGTGGGCAGAACGTGTCGCTGGTTTTCTCGGGATTCAAAGGCTAG
- a CDS encoding 3-hydroxyacyl-ACP dehydratase FabZ family protein, producing MRFSLVDRIVALEAGKSVQAVKNLSIAEEYLADHFPGFPVMPGVLMVETLVQAGAWLMRYTEDFRYSTILMKSAKAVKFNNFVSPGKTLHVTCNVIKQSPEEYTFKASGTVDGTSAVSARLVLQQFNLADNNPDLAGSDERRIEKMRELFSAVWRPEGSTTAS from the coding sequence GTGCGATTCTCGTTAGTTGACCGCATCGTTGCGCTCGAGGCGGGCAAGTCGGTTCAGGCCGTGAAGAACTTGTCCATCGCCGAGGAGTACCTGGCGGACCATTTCCCCGGCTTCCCGGTGATGCCGGGCGTGCTGATGGTCGAGACGCTCGTTCAGGCGGGCGCCTGGCTGATGCGATACACGGAAGATTTCCGTTACAGCACGATCCTGATGAAATCGGCGAAAGCGGTTAAGTTCAATAACTTTGTGTCGCCGGGCAAGACGCTGCACGTGACCTGCAATGTCATCAAGCAGAGCCCGGAGGAATATACGTTCAAGGCATCGGGAACGGTTGATGGGACATCAGCCGTCAGTGCCCGGCTCGTTCTTCAGCAGTTTAATCTGGCCGACAACAACCCGGACCTGGCCGGCTCGGACGAACGCCGCATCGAAAAGATGCGAGAGCTGTTCTCCGCGGTGTGGCGTCCGGAAGGCAGCACGACGGCCAGCTGA
- the fabG gene encoding 3-oxoacyl-[acyl-carrier-protein] reductase, with protein MRLSGRVALVTGGSRGIGRAIVEALAREGAKVAFVYRSNKDAADQLVADLATDQREAIALQADVANTEEVDKVVTEVLEKWERIDILVNNAGITRDGLLATMEPDNWHSVIETNLTSVYNFCHAVMRPMMSQRSGRIINMSSVSAEFGNQGQVNYAASKGGVQGLTRCLATEIGRRGITVNAIAPGFIVTDMTEAIRNAAESEIKKKVPLRRLGQPDDIAHAVTFLASDEASYITGQVLTIDGGMTLGGI; from the coding sequence ATGAGGCTTTCAGGACGTGTCGCGCTGGTGACCGGAGGCAGCCGCGGGATCGGCCGGGCCATCGTCGAAGCACTTGCCCGGGAGGGAGCCAAGGTCGCATTTGTCTACCGCTCGAACAAGGATGCCGCCGACCAGCTGGTCGCTGACCTGGCGACGGACCAGCGGGAAGCGATCGCCCTGCAGGCGGACGTGGCGAATACGGAAGAGGTCGACAAGGTCGTCACCGAGGTGCTCGAGAAGTGGGAGCGGATTGACATTCTGGTGAACAATGCCGGAATTACCCGTGACGGGCTGCTGGCGACGATGGAGCCGGACAACTGGCACAGCGTCATCGAGACGAACCTGACGAGCGTCTACAACTTCTGCCACGCGGTGATGCGTCCGATGATGTCGCAGCGGAGCGGGCGGATCATCAACATGTCGAGCGTCTCGGCGGAGTTCGGCAACCAGGGTCAGGTCAATTACGCGGCCAGTAAAGGTGGCGTGCAGGGCCTGACGCGTTGCCTGGCCACGGAAATCGGCCGCCGGGGCATCACGGTGAACGCGATTGCCCCGGGTTTCATCGTCACGGACATGACCGAGGCGATCCGGAACGCTGCGGAATCGGAAATCAAGAAGAAGGTGCCGCTTCGCCGTCTGGGGCAGCCGGACGACATTGCCCATGCGGTGACGTTTCTGGCGAGCGACGAGGCGTCCTACATTACCGGTCAGGTACTGACGATCGACGGCGGGATGACCCTGGGGGGGATTTAA
- a CDS encoding Rieske (2Fe-2S) protein: MADFEFVARTGDIPQGEGRSFPVNGRMVAVFHLDGDYHAINDTCPHMGASLASGYVEDAAVYCPWHAWRFCVKDGTWLDNPKASLKTDCYEVKVENDEIYVHVPDPPPRTPPADD; encoded by the coding sequence ATGGCTGATTTCGAGTTTGTCGCCCGCACCGGCGATATCCCCCAGGGCGAAGGGCGTTCCTTTCCCGTCAACGGACGGATGGTCGCCGTTTTCCACCTCGACGGCGATTACCACGCGATCAACGACACCTGTCCCCACATGGGAGCTTCTCTCGCCTCCGGATACGTCGAGGACGCCGCCGTCTACTGCCCCTGGCACGCCTGGAGGTTCTGTGTGAAAGACGGCACCTGGCTCGACAATCCCAAAGCCTCTCTCAAGACGGACTGCTACGAAGTCAAAGTCGAGAACGACGAGATCTACGTCCACGTTCCCGATCCCCCACCCCGCACGCCTCCCGCAGACGACTGA